A window from Toxoplasma gondii ME49 chromosome IX, whole genome shotgun sequence encodes these proteins:
- a CDS encoding hypothetical protein (encoded by transcript TGME49_292070): protein MPLQMLHSPASVSARFRCPRLLRFFGGHSSTFQGTYCGTKTNHTQKADLYTFQCRWPASIILPGRQEKSFRASADFRFRRALRRSRRCLSLHFPVKTPKKSAHRGLASVPTSHALGAGTDLDLCLTALCASFPIRVSGTAVRGDEILPVISVSAWIFRGKHGAACASVPFGRLLRVSRPFLRLWRPVSPLRLAFPRRSRTPTARVPLGSAESPFSPFSRSKDGKLFCFVHVQIQEESSVRRSDS from the coding sequence ATGCCTCTTCAAATGCTGCACTCGCCTGCATCTGTCTCGGCTCGTTTTCGCTGCCCTCGACTCCTCCGATTCTTCGGCGGGCACAGTTCCACGTTTCAAGGGACTTACTGTGGTACCAAGACAAACCATACGCAGAAAGCGGACTTGTACACCTTCCAGTGCCGCTGGCCCGCCTCGATCATTCTTCCAGGTCGGCAGGAAAAGTCTTTTCGTGCATCCGCCGATTTTCGTTTTCGCCGGGCCTTGCGCCGGTCGAGACGCTGCTTGTCCCTCCACTTCCCCGTCAAGACCCCGAAGAAATCGGCACATCGGGGTCTCGCTTCTGTACCGACTTCACACGCGCTCGGCGCTGGTACAGACTTGGATCTATGCTTGACAGCGTTGTGTGCGTCCTTTCCGATACGTGTGAGTGGAACCGCCGTGCGAGGGGATGAGATCCTCCCAGTTATCAGTGTGTCTGCGTGGATTTTTCGCGGTAAACACGGCGCAGCATGTGCCTCCGTGCCTTTCGGCAGGTTGTTGCGTGTCTCGCGTCCATTCTTGCGTTTGTGGCGacccgtctctcctctccgtctcgcgtTCCCGCGGAGATCACGAACACCCACCGCGCGGGTGCCGCTCGGCTCCGCGGAATCGcccttttctccgttttcccgAAGCAAGGATGGAAAGCTCTTTTGCTTCGTTCATGTGCAGATTCAAGAAGAAAGCTCCGTCCGCAGAAGTGACTCTTAA